A window of Cucurbita pepo subsp. pepo cultivar mu-cu-16 chromosome LG06, ASM280686v2, whole genome shotgun sequence contains these coding sequences:
- the LOC111797068 gene encoding heat shock 70 kDa protein 17-like, with amino-acid sequence MASILMKFGLLFFVFSLIFYPSDSAVSSIDLGSESVKVAVVNLKPGQSPISIAINEMSKRKSPALVSFQSGTRLIGEEAAGLIARYPNKVFSQIRDMVGKPYNYVKSLTDSLYLPFDIVEDSRGAVGFKTDDNVIVYSVEELLAMILAYASNLAEFHSKVPVKDAVISVPPYFGQAERRALLQAAQLAGINVLSLINEHSGAALQYGIDKNFANESRHVIFYDMGSSNTYAALVYFSSYNAKEYGKTVSVNQFQVKDVRWDPELGGQNMELRLVEYFADQFNKQVGNGVDVRNHPKAMAKLKKQVKRTKEILSANTAAPISVESLYDDRDFRSTITREKFEELCGDLWEKSLLPVKELLKHSGLKMDDIYAVELIGGATRVPKLQAKLQEFLGRNELDKHLDADEAIVLGAALHAANLSDGIKLNRKLGMVDGSPYGLVVELDGPDLVKDENTRQVLVPRMKKLPSKMYRSVVHNKDFEVSLAYENDLLPPGVSVPIFAQYAVSGLTDTSEKYSTRNLSSPIKATLHFSLSRSGILSLDRADAVIEISEWVDVPKKNVSVENSTIASSNATVEDSGKTSEGKNETLIPENGGVDNTSNPSTEEQGTPELATEKKLKKRTFRVPLKIVEKTVGPGIPLSKESFAEAKSKLEALDKKDAERRRTAELKNNLEGYIYATKEKFETSNELDQVCTSEERQAFNEKLDEVQDWLYMDGEDASATEFQERLDMLKGIGDPIFFRLKELTARPQAVEAARKYLLGLQTIIQKWETKKPWLPEERIHEVKSDCDKLKIWLDEKEAEQKKTSASSPPVFTSEDVYSKTFDIQEKVASIDKIPKPKPKIEKPVNESESSKEDTKSSNSATDESSSQGDQSAKDSEIPTSENAQSEPESEPESNKHDEL; translated from the exons ATGGCGTCGATCTTAATGAAGTTCGGgttattgttttttgttttttctctaattttctatCCGTCGGATTCTGCTGTTTCGAGCATAGATCTGGGGTCTGAATCGGTTAAAGTTGCAGTCGTGAATTTGAAACCTGGACAGAGTCCAATTTCGATCGCGATCAATGAAATGTCGAAGCGTAAATCTCCGGCCTTGGTGTCTTTTCAATCGGGAACTCGTCTAATCGGCGAAGAAGCGGCCGGTCTCATTGCCCGGTATCCTAATAAGGTGTTTTCCCAAATCAGGGATATGGTTGGGAAGCCTTATAACTATGTTAAAAGTTTGACAGACTCATTGTACTTACCGTTTGATATTGTGGAAGATTCAAGGGGTGCTGTTGGTTTCAAAACTGATGACAATGTGATTGTTTACTCGGTTGAGGAATTGTTGGCAATGATTTTGGCTTATGCTTCGAATTTAGCTGAGTTTCATTCGAAAGTGCCGGTGAAAGATGCTGTAATTTCTGTGCCACCGTACTTTGGGCAAGCAGAGAGAAGAGCACTACTCCAAGCAGCGCAACTGGCTGGGATAAATGTACTTTCATTGATCAATGAACATTCGGGTGCAGCGCTTCAATATGGAATTGATAAGAATTTTGCCAATGAGTCGAGGCATGTTATTTTCTACGATATGGGTTCAAGCAATACTTATGCGGCCCTTGTTTATTTTTCGTCTTACAATGCGAAAGAGTACGGGAAGACTGTGTCAGTCAACCAATTTCAG GTGAAGGATGTTAGATGGGACCCCGAACTCGGAGGCCAGAATATGGAATTACGGCTGGTTGAATATTTTGCTGATCAGTTCAATAAACAAGTTGGGAATGGTGTGGATGTAAGGAACCATCCCAAGGCTATggcaaaattgaagaaacaagTTAAACGAACTAAAGAAATTTTGAGTGCAAATACAGCCGCTCCAATATCAGTTGAATCTCTCTATGATGATCGAGATTTTAG GAGCACCATAACACGGGAAAAGTTCGAAGAGTTGTGTGGGGATTTGTGGGAGAAATCTCTTTTACCCGTGAAAGAACTGTTAAAGCATTCAGGTTTAAAAATGGATGATATATATGCTGTGGAATTGATTGGAGGTGCTACACGGGTTCCAAAATTACAG GCAAAACTCCAGGAGTTCCTTGGAAGGAATGAACTGGACAAACATCTGGATGCTGATGAAGCTATAGTACTTGGTGCAGCTCTCCATGCTGCCAATTTAAGTGATGGAATCAAATTGAACCGTAAGCTTGGAATGGTGGATGGTTCTCCCTATGGATTGGTTGTTGAGTTGGATGGCCCTGATCTCGTAAAGGATGAGAACACTAGGCAAGTGCTTGTACCACGCATGAAGAAACTCCCCAGTAAG ATGTATAGATCAGTCGTCCACAATAAGGATTTTGAAGTTTCACTTGCATATGAGAACGATCTTCTTCCACCTGGTGTCAGCGTTCCCATATTTGCTCAATATGCTGTTTCTGGTTTGACGGATACTAGTGAGAA GTATTCAACTCGGAACTTGTCATCTCCCATCAAGGCAACATTACACTTCTCTCTCAGTAGAAGTGGAATTTTGTCTTTGGATCGGGCAGATGCTGTTATTGAGATATCAGAATGGGTAGATGTACCTAAGAAGAATGTTTCAGTTGAGAATTCAACAATTGCTTCCTCCAATGCAACTGTGGAGGATTCTGGAAAGACTTCAGAAGGTAAGAACGAGACCTTGATCCCTGAAAATGGTGGGGTTGAtaacacatccaaccctagtACAGAGGAACAAGGTACACCTGAGCTTGCTACTGAAAAAAAGCTGAAAAAGCGAACTTTCAGAGTTCCACTCAAG atCGTTGAGAAGACTGTGGGGCCAGGAATTCCTCTTTCCAAAGAATCTTTTGCTGAAGCCAAAAGTAAATTAGAAGCACTGGACAAAAAGGAtgcagagagaagaagaactGCCGAGCTTAAAAATAACTTGGAAGGATATATATACGCTACCAAGGAGAAG TTTGAAACCTCCAATGAGTTGGATCAAGTTTGTACAAGTGAGGAACGTCAAGCTTTTAATGAGAAACTTGATGAG GTACAAGATTGGTTATATATGGATGGTGAAGATGCTTCTGCTACAGAATTTCAAGAACGCCTTGACATGTTAAAAGGCATTGGTGACCCCATATTCTTCAG ATTGAAAGAGCTAACTGCAAGACCTCAGGCTGTTGAAGCAGCTCGCAAATATCTTCTTGGCCTGCAAACG ATTATACAAAAATGGGAGACCAAGAAACCTTGGCTTCCAGAGGAAAGAATACATGAG GTAAAAAGTGATTGTGACAAGCTCAAGATCTGGTTGGATGAGAAGGAAGCTGAACAGAAAAA GACTTCGGCATCTAGCCCACCAGTATTTACATCCGAAGATGTATACTCGAAGACTTTTGACATACAAGAAAAG GTTGCCAGCATCGACAAGATTCCCAAACCAAAGCCTAAGATTGAGAAACCTGTGAACGAATCAGAGAGCAGTAAAGAAGACACGAAAAGCTCCAATTCAGCAACCGATGAGAGTTCATCCCAAGGTGACCAATCGGCCAAGGACTCAGAGATTCCAACAAGTGAAAACGCCCAGTCCGAGCCCGAATCCGAACCAGAATCGAACAAACACGATGAGTTATAG
- the LOC111797200 gene encoding APO protein 1, chloroplastic, producing MLQMLPAVSTCFLDPSQTGFFIGNVEFMSRHLSALRSHTPRVKFAHKLLSQEFPTSLRTLSYTSQEYGKDPISKRREVYRQNVDLPTILPKRKKKPYPIPLKQIKQAAKADKELAQKGIEKPLEPGKNGLLVPDLIPVAHEVLDAWKILIKGLSHLLHVIPVYACRECSEVHVAQSGHRIQDCLGPTNEKRRSFHSWVTGSINDVLVPIESYHLYDPFGRRIKHETRFEYDRIPAVVELCIQAGVDIPEYPSRRRTKPIRMIGKKVIDRGGNIEEPKPWQSADSYPLIDFDTQGASQRFAPPLPVDVPRIAQETIEAYETVRSGVRMLMRKYTVKACGYCSEVHVGPWGHNAKLCGEFKHQWRDGKHGWQDATLDEVLPPNYVWHVPDPKGSPLIGTLKRFYGKAPAVVEVCMQAGAQIPKKYLPMMRLDIVLPDSEEARSVA from the exons ATGCTCCAGATGCTTCCGGCGGTTTCTACTTGTTTTTTGGATCCATCTCAAACTG GTTTCTTCATTGGCAATGTGGAGTTTATGAGCCGGCACTTGTCTGCACTAAGATCACATACTCCTCGAGTGAAG TTTGCGCACAAACTGTTGTCTCAAGAATTTCCAACATCATTAAGGACTTTATCCTATACCAGTCAGGAATATGGAAAAGATCCTATTTCGAAGAGACGCGAAGTGTATCGTCAGAATGTGGATCTTCCAACCATATTacctaaaaggaaaaagaaaccctATCCTATTCCCCTGAAGCAAATCAAGCAGGCTGCAAAAGCTGACAAAGAGCTTGCACAAAAGGGTATAGAGAAACCGCTTGAACCTGGGAAAAATGGTTTGCTTGTCCCTGATTTGATACCTGTTGCTCATGAAGTACTGGATGCttggaaaattttgattaaggGCCTTTCCCATCTTTTACATGTTATTCCAGTATATGCTTGCAG GGAATGTTCAGAAGTTCATGTAGCCCAATCAGGCCACCGTATTCAAGATTGTCTTGGTCCTACCAATGAAAAGCGTCGAAGCTTCCACTCATGGGTTACCGGTTCTATCAATGATGTCTTAGTCCCTATTGAGTCATACCATCTCTACGATCCTTTTGGTCGGCGCATTAAGCATGAAACACGATTTGAATATGATAGAATTCCAGCTGTTGTAGAGCTCTGCATCCAGGCCGGTGTGGATATACCAGAATACCCGTCACGTAGGAGGACTAAACCCATCCGAATGATCGGAAAGAAGGTAATTGATCGAGGTGGAAATATTGAGGAGCCTAAGCCTTGGCAATCTGCTGATTCTTACCCTCTTATTGATTTCGATACACAAGGGGCTTCTCAACGATTTGCACCTCCTCTACCTGTAGATGTCCCTAGAATTGCTCAAGAAACAATCGAGGCATATGAAACTGTTAGGTCTGGTGTAAGGATGTTGATGAGGAAGTATACAGTGAAGGCTTGTGGGTACTGCTCCGAGGTTCATGTGGGACCATGGGGTCATAATGCTAAGCTATGTGGAGAATTTAAGCACCAATGGAGGGATGGAAAGCATGGTTGGCAGGACGCAACTTTAGACGAAGTACTGCCTCCAAATTATGTTTGGCATGTTCCTGATCCAAAAGGCTCACCATTGATCGGTACATTAAAGAGATTTTATGGTAAGGCTCCTGCCGTGGTTGAAGTGTGCATGCAGGCAGGGGCACAGATCCCCAAGAAATACTTGCCAATGATGAGGCTCGATATAGTCCTTCCTGACAGTGAGGAGGCTCGATCGGTTGCATAA
- the LOC111797201 gene encoding pentatricopeptide repeat-containing protein At4g02750-like: MKSNVRSIGEKGSSVFNQNLRITQLGKSGRIEEAVAVFSRMIEKNTVTYNSMISVYAKNGRIANARKLFDAMPRRNLVSWNSMIAGYLHNELVEEAAKLFDKMLKRDLYSWTLMITCYTRIGELEKARELFNLLPDKQDIVCCNALIAGYAKKRRFDEAKELFDGMLVKNIVSWNSMLSGYTKNGEMQSGLQFFEAMGERNVVSWNLMVDGYIRVGDLDSAWMIFRKIPTPNEVSWVTMFSGFAHYGRIIEARNLFDEMPSKNLVSWNAMIGAYVRNNQIDDAYKLFMAMPEKDSVSWTTMIDGYVRVGKLSQAGEILALMPYKNLAAQTAMINGYVQSKRMDEANEIFSQISVRDSVCWNTMITGYTHCGRMEEALCLFREMTCKDMVSWNTMISGYAQAGQMDKALGMFNEMQERNIVSWNSLITGYVQNGLYFEALNCFILMKQQGEKPDQSTFLCCLRASANLATLKVGVQLHNLTIKSGFGNNLFVKNAIITMYAKSGRVLHAENVFSEINNKDVVSWNSMIAGYALNGYGKEAVELFEEMSIRGVNPDEVTFTGLLSACNHGGFVDQGLNLFKCMTDTYLIKPSSEHYACVVDLLGRVGRLEEAMEMVEGMENVSSAKIWGALLWACRMHHNMDLAKYSAERLLALEPQNASNYVLLSNMHAEVERWDMVESIRVLMKQNKAEKQPGCSWIEIDDQVHCFLSEAPQDLRPEICNILRTVTAQIRNTVDIL; the protein is encoded by the coding sequence ATGAAATCCAACGTCAGGTCTATTGGGGAGAAGGGAAGCTCTGTTTTTAATCAGAATTTAAGGATTACCCAGTTGGGAAAATCAGGTCGCATTGAAGAAGCTGTTGCAGTTTTCTCGCGGATGATTGAGAAGAACACTGTGACGTACAACTCGATGATCTCTGTCTATGCCAAAAATGGAAGGATAGCAAATGCACGTAAGTTGTTTGATGCAATGCCTCGAAGGAACTTGGTTTCATGGAACTCCATGATCGCGGGTTACCTGCACAATGAGTTAGTTGAGGAAGCAGCCAAACTGTTTGATAAAATGCTTAAAAGAGACCTCTACTCGTGGACTTTGATGATAACTTGTTATACACGTATTGGAGAGCTTGAGAAAGCAAGGGAGCTTTTCAATTTGCTTCCTGATAAGCAAGACATAGTTTGTTGTAATGCACTTATTGCTGGATATGCTAAGAAGAGACGGTTCGACGAGGCGAAAGAGCTATTTGATGGAATGTTGGTTAAGAATATAGTTTCTTGGAATTCTATGTTATCAGGCTACACCAAGAATGGGGAAATGCAGTCAGGGCTGCAGTTCTTTGAGGCCATGGGAGAAAGGAATGTGGTTTCATGGAATTTAATGGTTGATGGGTATATTCGGGTTGGTGATTTGGATTCTGCCTGGATGATTTTCAGGAAAATTCCAACCCCAAATGAGGTATCCTGGGTTACAATGTTCTCTGGTTTTGCCCATTATGGTAGGATCATCGAAGCTCGGAATCTGTTCGACGAGATGCCGAGTAAGAATTTGGTTTCTTGGAATGCTATGATCGGAGCTTATGTACGAAACAACCAAATCGATGATGCTTATAAGCTATTTATGGCAATGCCAGAAAAGGACTCTGTATCATGGACTACCATGATCGATGGGTATGTTCGAGTTGGTAAACTTTCTCAGGCAGGGGAAATTCTAGCTCTCATGCCTTATAAGAACCTAGCAGCTCAAACAGCAATGATCAATGGCTATGTACAGAGTAAAAGAATGGATGAAGCCAATGAGATTTTCAGTCAAATTTCTGTGCGTGATAGTGTTTGTTGGAACACCATGATCACTGGCTATACTCATTGTGGAAGAATGGAAGAAGCTCTTTGTCTGTTTAGAGAAATGACATGCAAAGACATGGTTTCATGGAATACTATGATTTCTGGTTATGCTCAAGCAGGACAAATGGATAAAGCGCTAGGAATGTTTAATGAGATGCAGGAGAGGAATATTGTCTCTTGGAATTCTCTGATAACAGGATATGTGCAAAATGGGTTATACTTTGAGGCACTGAATTGTTTCATATTGATGAAACAGCAAGGAGAGAAGCCTGATCAATCAACTTTTTTGTGCTGCTTGCGGGCATCTGCCAATCTTGCAACTTTGAAAGTTGGAGTTCAACTTCACAATCTCACTATCAAGAGTGGTTTTGGCAACAACTTATTTGTTAAGAACGCAATAATAACCATGTATGCAAAAAGTGGAAGAGTCCTTCATGCTGAAAATGTCTTTTCTGAGATCAACAACAAAGATGTGGTCTCATGGAATTCTATGATAGCTGGATATGCACTAAATGGGTATGGAAAAGAAGCTGTTGAGCTTTTTGAAGAGATGTCAATAAGAGGTGTCAATCCGGATGAAGTTACCTTCACTGGCTTGTTATCTGCATGCAATCATGGTGGTTTTGTGGATCAGGGTTTGAATTTGTTTAAGTGCATGACTGACACATACTTAATAAAACCCTCATCAGAGCATTATGCTTGTGTGGTTGACTTGCTTGGTCGTGTGGGTAGGCTAgaagaagccatggaaatgGTGGAGGGGATGGAAAATGTGTCAAGTGCAAAAATATGGGGTGCATTGCTATGGGCTTGCAGGATGCATCATAACATGGATCTAGCCAAGTATTCAGCTGAGAGGCTTTTGGCACTTGAACCACAAAATGCTTCAAATTATGTACTATtatcaaacatgcatgctgaGGTAGAGAGATGGGATATGGTTGAGAGCATCAGGGTcttaatgaaacaaaataaggCTGAGAAGCAACCTGGCTGCAGTTGGATTGAAATCGACGATCAGGTGCACTGTTTTTTATCTGAAGCTCCACAAGACTTGAGGCCAGAAATTTGCAACATATTGAGAACTGTTACTGCACAGATAAGAAACACAGTGGATATATTATGA